The Megalobrama amblycephala isolate DHTTF-2021 linkage group LG13, ASM1881202v1, whole genome shotgun sequence genome contains a region encoding:
- the LOC125244226 gene encoding uncharacterized protein LOC125244226 has protein sequence MGLPKAEAFFKNEEELEVMYPTEVKSAKDKKKMKEIILRENPEILLSDYTGPEDNRVRCNLLFFTEHPSVWHTILCSAMTCRRKGGISKGRQLTLEGENDTKLTVNLYHNGIVMAQGPETSLNEFQRNFKNLKLEVQKIKKDPEVKRNTEDGLCNTIGTNINPSSRTPITDRHISTPASPKIKALKDNIAELEQEFFLFKEETTNNLHQLLNLNSHHSIQQLQQL, from the exons ATGGGCCTACCTAAAGCAGaggcatttttcaaaaatgaagagGAGTTGGAG GTAATGTATCCAACAGAAGTTAAATCTGCCAAAGATAAGAAAAAGATGAAAGAAATTATCCTGAGAGAGAACCCAGAGATACTGCTGTCTGACTACACTGGACCAGAAGACAACAGAGTCCGGTGTAACCTGCTCTTCTTCACTGAACACCCATCAGTCTGGCACACCATCCTCTGCTCTGCCATGACATGCAGAAGAAAAGGAGGCATCAGCAAAGGCAGACAACTCACTCTAGAAGGAGAAAATGACACAAAGCTGACTGTGAACCTTTATCATAATGGTATAGTCATGGCCCAGGGACCAGAAACCAGCCTTAATGAATTCCAGAGGAACTTTAAAAACCTTAAACTGGAAGTTCAGAAGATTAAGAAAGATCCTGAAGTAAAGAGAAACACAGAGGATGGACTCTGCAACACAATAGGTACCAACATAAACCCCAGTTCAAGAACTCCtataacagacagacacatcAGCACTCCTGCATCTCCCAAGATAAAGGCCTTGAAAGACAACATcgctgagctggagcaggaATTCTTCCTGTTTAAAGAGGAAACTACCAACAACCTCCACCAGCTCCTGAACTTGAACAGCCACCACAGCATTCAACAACTTCAACAGCTCTGA